The following are from one region of the Vicinamibacterales bacterium genome:
- a CDS encoding PQQ-dependent sugar dehydrogenase produces the protein MAARLYLVLALGALAACGRTPPPTPSPPGTPGEAITGRERLGWDQQARDAAELATFRYAIYVDGVRSEVADVTCGATAGAAGFACSGRLPVLSNGAHTLELAAFILDAGGTLESGRSAPLTVTVAGLAAPPPIAAPLAAGETIATADGVRFEAQQLAGDLHDVVDLALLPDGRSLVGERSGSIRLVSRAPGSAPPSPALRRSVDGGVAALAVAADFARTAYVFVIHTPAGAFRLVRYRLAGDALVDRMPLMRDVAASAENAAALRAGRDGQLYAAFDDGGSREAASRPSEWNGKILRINADGSTPGDQPAASPVYWSGLRAPRGLGWAADGVLWFTEERGDRTERLAAIGVASIRPRRASQRASYPLPQPFGVRTLAFHAGGDVPALDGNLLIAASDAGHVLRIRFDAGDAGRIVTTERLLDGRVGPVRAVAVGSGGAIYVASDSALWRLIPHAP, from the coding sequence ATGGCGGCGCGCCTCTATCTCGTCCTCGCGCTCGGCGCCCTGGCGGCGTGCGGCCGGACACCGCCGCCGACGCCGTCGCCGCCCGGCACCCCCGGCGAGGCCATCACCGGACGCGAGCGCCTGGGATGGGATCAGCAGGCGCGCGACGCAGCCGAGCTGGCGACGTTCCGCTACGCGATTTACGTCGACGGCGTCCGCTCCGAGGTCGCAGACGTCACCTGCGGCGCGACTGCCGGTGCCGCGGGCTTCGCGTGCTCCGGCCGCCTGCCGGTGCTGTCGAACGGTGCGCACACGCTCGAGCTCGCCGCCTTCATCCTCGACGCCGGCGGCACGCTCGAGAGCGGCCGCAGCGCACCGTTGACCGTGACCGTCGCCGGTCTGGCCGCTCCGCCGCCGATCGCGGCGCCGCTCGCCGCCGGCGAGACGATCGCCACCGCGGACGGCGTGAGGTTCGAGGCGCAGCAGCTCGCCGGCGATCTGCACGATGTCGTCGACCTGGCGCTGCTCCCTGACGGCCGCAGCCTGGTGGGCGAGCGCTCGGGATCCATTCGCCTCGTCAGCCGGGCGCCCGGGAGCGCCCCGCCGTCCCCGGCGCTCCGTCGCTCGGTCGACGGCGGCGTGGCGGCGCTCGCCGTCGCGGCGGACTTCGCGCGCACCGCATACGTCTTCGTCATTCACACGCCGGCGGGAGCGTTCCGCCTCGTCCGCTATCGCCTGGCAGGCGACGCGCTCGTCGATCGCATGCCGCTGATGCGCGACGTCGCGGCATCGGCCGAGAACGCGGCCGCGCTCCGCGCCGGCCGTGACGGACAGCTCTATGCCGCGTTCGACGACGGCGGCAGCCGCGAGGCGGCGAGCCGTCCTTCCGAATGGAACGGCAAGATCCTGCGTATCAACGCCGATGGCAGCACGCCCGGCGATCAGCCCGCCGCGTCGCCGGTCTACTGGAGCGGTCTGCGCGCGCCGCGCGGACTCGGATGGGCGGCGGACGGCGTGCTGTGGTTCACCGAGGAGCGCGGCGACCGGACCGAGCGCCTGGCGGCGATTGGTGTCGCGTCGATCCGTCCGCGGCGGGCGTCGCAGCGCGCGTCGTATCCGTTGCCGCAGCCATTCGGCGTGCGAACGCTCGCCTTCCACGCCGGCGGCGACGTCCCGGCGCTCGACGGCAACCTGCTGATCGCGGCGAGCGATGCCGGACATGTGCTGCGCATCCGCTTCGATGCCGGGGATGCCGGCCGGATCGTCACGACGGAGCGGCTGCTCGACGGACGCGTCGGGCCGGTCCGCGCCGTCGCCGTCGGCAGCGGCGGCGCCATCTACGTGGCCAGCGACTCAGCGCTCTGGCGCCTGATCCCCCACGCGCCATAG
- a CDS encoding PadR family transcriptional regulator yields MPAPVDAFLPLTHLLYAVLLSLAEEATHPYELVKRIRERSDGRIDPGTGSFYSVLSQAERQGLIRERAAPADSRRRVYELAPLGRRVLAAEAERLAGQLKATRAALVADRRP; encoded by the coding sequence ATGCCCGCACCGGTCGACGCGTTCCTGCCGCTGACGCATCTCCTCTATGCCGTGCTGCTCTCGCTCGCGGAAGAGGCGACCCACCCGTACGAGCTGGTCAAGCGCATTCGCGAGCGGTCGGACGGCCGCATCGATCCGGGCACCGGATCGTTCTACTCAGTTTTATCGCAAGCGGAGCGCCAGGGACTCATCCGCGAGCGCGCCGCGCCGGCGGATTCGCGCCGGCGCGTCTACGAGCTGGCGCCCCTCGGCCGGCGCGTGCTCGCGGCCGAAGCCGAGCGCCTCGCCGGCCAGTTGAAAGCGACCCGGGCGGCACTGGTCGCGGATCGGCGGCCGTGA
- a CDS encoding EAL domain-containing protein: MRPAVPSQNAIATLAGVYAAALAAPWLAGWIATDRLPELAGVLLAGMLTACVPAQARALTDRSFMAPSFIAVFVALLLMGPQVASIVAVAAAITGGYVAAHTSPRQTAIDAAVAVAATAVAGFVHGLPAGLQVFQGWPWLLIPLAAAAVAYHVALGALTSIAIPCVLRQAMDDSWPSRATNGYPVYLLGAIVAAVLAEIVQQGLWNVAPAAAGGLYCAYRVYSDYIRRLEEQQRRREVIEHLDQGMSVIDGAGVVTQWNDALERLVKCDAERAVGVPLVSVVPALARTELPRTMKETLADGKVRVVNNLVLPSGAETRIAQIKVVPVSGGVTLLWHDVTERIRAEHELRRSGERLALAAEGANDGLWQWNLQTQEFYVSSRWRAMIGLPAHAASGSPGEWLDRVHPDDIEPLTGALQAHLSGASPVFQHEHRIRHEDGGYRRFLCRGVAVSAGVGRKPNRIAGSLTDTTEQALAQERLRSVGFVDALTGLSNRAVFVEALGRQLDECRRRGQRSGFAVLYLDLDRFKIVNDSLGHLVGDELLVAASRRLESCLRQGDSLARLGGDEFAIFLNGLTDDGQANAIAGRIQDALSAPFSIAGREVFTSASLGIAFGPAHYTNPDEIMRDADTAMYHAKSRGKSRHEVFDAAMHARVRDRLSLENDLRRAIANNDFEVHYQPIVSLKTGMCVGFESLVRWTRNGEKVSPVTFVPIAEELGLVEPLGTWVLQEACRTFAEWQRQYPHAGLDCITVNVSSRQLVKRNFPRVVQQTVHQTGLRPADLRVEITETALLDSPGEAAIVLRELRDFGVKVYLDDFGTGYSSLSHLHNLPVDALKIDRSFVNSLLLPGRPAIVESILALARTLNTSVVAEGIESEVQARELERLGCTHAQGFLFSHPLPTERVEALISACRPLGPKALLADGEPDSSRDFPRVSTHPAATAPAV, encoded by the coding sequence ATGCGCCCCGCCGTTCCCTCGCAGAACGCGATCGCCACGCTGGCCGGCGTGTATGCCGCCGCCCTGGCGGCACCCTGGCTCGCGGGCTGGATCGCGACCGATCGCCTTCCGGAGCTTGCCGGCGTTCTGCTCGCGGGCATGCTGACGGCGTGCGTGCCGGCGCAGGCGCGTGCCCTGACGGATCGTTCGTTCATGGCCCCGTCGTTCATTGCCGTCTTCGTCGCGCTGCTGCTGATGGGGCCGCAGGTTGCGTCGATAGTGGCCGTCGCCGCCGCGATCACCGGCGGATACGTCGCGGCGCACACGAGTCCGCGCCAGACGGCGATTGATGCCGCCGTCGCGGTGGCCGCGACCGCGGTGGCAGGCTTCGTCCATGGGCTGCCCGCCGGCCTGCAGGTGTTTCAGGGCTGGCCGTGGCTGCTCATCCCTCTGGCCGCCGCGGCCGTGGCGTATCACGTCGCGCTGGGCGCGTTGACGAGCATCGCCATTCCCTGCGTCCTCCGGCAGGCGATGGACGACTCGTGGCCGTCGCGCGCGACGAACGGCTATCCGGTCTATCTGCTCGGCGCGATCGTCGCCGCCGTCCTTGCCGAGATCGTGCAGCAGGGCCTGTGGAATGTCGCCCCCGCCGCCGCCGGCGGCTTGTATTGCGCGTATCGCGTCTACAGCGACTACATCCGGCGCCTCGAGGAGCAGCAGCGCCGGCGCGAAGTGATCGAGCACCTCGATCAGGGCATGTCGGTGATCGACGGCGCCGGCGTCGTCACCCAGTGGAACGACGCGCTGGAGCGGCTGGTGAAGTGCGATGCCGAGCGGGCGGTCGGTGTTCCTCTCGTCTCGGTGGTTCCGGCGCTGGCGCGCACGGAGCTTCCTCGGACGATGAAGGAGACGCTCGCGGACGGGAAGGTCCGCGTCGTCAACAACCTGGTGCTGCCGTCCGGCGCCGAGACGCGGATCGCACAGATCAAGGTGGTGCCGGTGTCGGGCGGCGTCACGCTGCTGTGGCACGACGTCACCGAGCGGATCCGCGCCGAGCACGAGCTGCGGCGCAGCGGCGAGCGGCTCGCGCTGGCCGCCGAAGGGGCGAACGACGGCCTGTGGCAGTGGAACCTGCAGACGCAGGAGTTCTACGTGTCGAGCCGGTGGCGCGCGATGATCGGGCTGCCGGCGCACGCGGCGAGCGGCAGTCCCGGCGAGTGGCTCGATCGCGTGCACCCCGACGACATCGAACCGCTGACGGGCGCGCTGCAGGCGCACCTCTCCGGCGCCAGTCCCGTCTTCCAGCACGAACATCGCATCCGCCACGAAGACGGCGGCTACCGGCGGTTCCTGTGCCGCGGCGTCGCGGTGAGCGCCGGCGTCGGGCGGAAGCCGAACCGCATCGCCGGATCGCTGACCGACACGACCGAGCAGGCGCTCGCCCAGGAGCGGCTGCGCAGCGTCGGTTTCGTCGACGCGCTCACCGGCCTGTCGAACCGCGCCGTGTTCGTCGAGGCGCTCGGACGGCAGCTCGACGAATGCCGCCGCCGTGGCCAGCGCAGCGGCTTCGCGGTGCTCTACCTCGATCTCGATCGATTCAAGATCGTCAACGACAGCCTCGGCCATCTCGTCGGCGACGAGCTGCTCGTCGCCGCCTCGCGCCGCCTCGAGTCGTGTCTGCGCCAGGGGGACTCGCTGGCCCGGCTCGGCGGCGACGAGTTCGCCATCTTCCTGAACGGGCTGACGGACGACGGGCAGGCGAATGCGATCGCGGGACGGATCCAGGACGCGCTCAGCGCGCCGTTCTCGATCGCCGGGCGCGAGGTGTTCACCTCCGCGAGCCTCGGCATCGCGTTCGGCCCGGCGCACTACACCAATCCCGACGAGATCATGCGCGACGCCGACACCGCGATGTACCACGCCAAGTCACGCGGCAAGTCGCGCCACGAAGTGTTCGACGCGGCGATGCACGCCCGCGTGCGCGACCGCCTCAGCCTGGAGAACGATCTCCGCCGCGCCATCGCGAACAACGATTTCGAAGTGCACTACCAGCCGATCGTCTCGCTCAAGACCGGCATGTGCGTCGGCTTCGAATCGCTGGTGCGCTGGACGCGCAACGGCGAGAAGGTCTCGCCGGTCACGTTCGTGCCGATCGCCGAGGAGCTCGGGCTGGTCGAGCCGCTCGGCACCTGGGTGCTCCAGGAAGCGTGCCGGACGTTCGCGGAGTGGCAGCGGCAGTATCCCCACGCCGGCCTCGACTGCATCACCGTCAACGTCTCGAGCCGCCAGCTGGTGAAGCGGAACTTCCCGCGCGTCGTCCAGCAGACGGTCCACCAGACGGGGCTGCGGCCGGCCGACCTGCGCGTGGAGATTACCGAGACCGCGCTGCTCGACAGTCCCGGCGAGGCCGCCATCGTGCTGCGCGAGCTGCGCGATTTCGGCGTCAAGGTGTATCTGGACGACTTCGGCACCGGGTATTCGTCGCTGAGCCACCTCCACAACCTGCCCGTCGACGCGCTGAAGATCGACCGTTCGTTCGTCAACAGCCTGCTGCTGCCCGGACGTCCGGCGATCGTCGAGAGCATCCTCGCCCTGGCCCGCACGCTCAACACCAGCGTCGTCGCGGAAGGCATCGAGAGCGAGGTACAGGCACGCGAGCTGGAGCGGCTCGGCTGTACGCACGCGCAGGGCTTCCTCTTCTCGCACCCGCTGCCGACCGAGAGGGTGGAAGCGCTGATCAGCGCCTGCCGGCCGCTCGGGCCGAAGGCGCTGCTCGCCGACGGCGAGCCGGATTCATCGCGCGACTTCCCTCGCGTCAGCACGCACCCGGCTGCCACCGCGCCGGCGGTGTAG
- a CDS encoding helix-turn-helix transcriptional regulator codes for MAKGDFLGEFEIYVMLALAHLGPDAYGVTIRQEITRRTGREVAIGAVYATLSRLEAKRLVRHTLSDPLPVQGGRTRKHFTLTPSGARALAHATSMLARMMQGWRHA; via the coding sequence ATGGCCAAAGGGGACTTCCTCGGCGAATTCGAGATCTACGTGATGCTGGCGCTGGCCCACCTCGGGCCGGACGCCTACGGCGTGACGATCCGGCAGGAGATCACGCGCCGGACGGGGCGGGAGGTCGCCATCGGCGCCGTCTACGCCACGCTGTCGCGGCTCGAGGCGAAGCGGCTGGTGCGGCATACCCTTTCGGACCCGCTGCCGGTGCAGGGCGGGCGTACGCGCAAGCATTTCACCCTGACGCCGTCCGGCGCCCGCGCCCTCGCGCACGCCACGTCGATGCTCGCCCGCATGATGCAGGGCTGGCGCCATGCCTGA
- a CDS encoding ADOP family duplicated permease: protein MPDRVPRLARWILRLAAGAEHRDALLEDLAEEAADLARASGPAAARRWIRRQALASLRPLLLRRAETAGALVRNASMNGWRGFGSDLSAASRRLRDTPGFTLVCVLTLALGIGGNTAVFTLIDRVLLKPLPVPRPAELYRVGDTDACCVNSGLQGSFSLFSYDLYTHLRDAAPQFTGLAAFQANTRTVTIGHADGATPPETLNGAFVSGNYFQMFELVPAAGRLIHGADDERGAPVVAVLSHNAWTQRFQSRADAVGRRISLNGVPATIVGVAPRGFYGESLRPDPPQIWMAIASEPLLQPAAKLRDGRGQHWLYAIGRLKPDTAIPALESQLTATLRQWLGTIDLSRERGEISRQTITVIPAAAGVDNLRNAVAPTLRALQWLAGAVLLIACANLASLLLARGTARRTETAVRVALGASRFRLIGQFLLESILLACAGGAAGLAVSYVGARVIINLAFRGATDVPVDPTPSTLVVLFAFGASLVTGALFGAAPAIVGSRTSPIDALRGASRIASDRGGRLRGSLIALQVALSLVLITCAGLLGRSLQQLELQDFGVAIPSRYVVTLAPSLSMVTPEELPSMYARMQEQLARIPGVVNAAFSLYAPMSGDNWSTRIVVEGRSTPEAASWNRVSPRYFETVGTPLLRGRALTEQDRPGSPLVAVVTQAFAARFFGTADPIGRRIGQITPEIEIVGVVADAKYQDGRRAPREMFFLPYLQETSTSRTRAAAGGLRIDRSHYPQAIVLQTAGPRSGLEADVRRVLADVDRRITVRSLVSMEEQVARAFSLDRLTARLTLAFGAVALLLACLGLYGVTAYSVARRTREIGVRMAVGASRGRVVGTILRSAIGQVAAGVAIGMPLTLMAGRILASRLFGVTGHDPLVIAAGLALLGVSAAIAALLPAARAATMDPVRALRIE, encoded by the coding sequence ATGCCTGACCGGGTGCCGCGCCTCGCGCGCTGGATCCTGCGGCTGGCGGCCGGCGCCGAGCACCGTGACGCGCTCCTGGAGGATCTCGCCGAGGAAGCCGCCGACCTGGCGCGGGCGTCGGGACCCGCCGCGGCGCGCCGCTGGATCCGCCGCCAGGCGCTCGCCTCGCTGCGGCCGCTGCTGCTTCGACGCGCCGAGACCGCCGGCGCCCTCGTGAGGAACGCATCGATGAACGGATGGCGCGGGTTCGGGTCGGACCTCTCGGCGGCGTCGCGCCGGCTGCGCGACACGCCAGGCTTCACGCTGGTCTGCGTGCTGACGCTCGCCCTCGGGATCGGCGGCAACACCGCGGTCTTCACGCTGATCGACCGCGTGCTGCTCAAGCCGCTGCCGGTGCCGCGGCCGGCGGAACTGTATCGCGTCGGCGACACCGACGCCTGCTGCGTCAACTCCGGGCTGCAGGGCTCGTTCTCGTTGTTCTCCTACGATCTCTACACTCATCTGCGCGACGCGGCGCCGCAGTTCACCGGGCTGGCCGCGTTCCAGGCCAACACCCGCACGGTGACGATCGGGCATGCGGATGGCGCCACCCCTCCCGAAACGCTGAACGGCGCCTTCGTCTCGGGCAACTACTTTCAGATGTTCGAGCTGGTCCCCGCGGCCGGCCGCCTCATTCATGGCGCAGACGACGAGCGCGGCGCGCCGGTCGTCGCCGTCCTCAGCCACAACGCCTGGACGCAGCGCTTCCAGTCGCGCGCCGACGCGGTCGGCCGCCGGATCTCGCTCAACGGCGTACCGGCGACGATCGTCGGCGTTGCGCCGCGCGGCTTCTACGGCGAGTCGCTGCGGCCGGATCCGCCGCAGATCTGGATGGCGATCGCGAGCGAGCCGCTGCTGCAGCCGGCGGCAAAGCTGCGCGACGGCAGGGGGCAGCACTGGCTGTACGCGATCGGCCGCTTGAAGCCGGACACGGCGATCCCGGCGCTCGAGTCGCAGTTGACCGCGACGCTGCGCCAGTGGCTCGGCACCATCGACCTGTCCCGGGAACGCGGCGAGATCTCGCGGCAGACCATCACGGTGATTCCCGCCGCGGCCGGCGTCGACAACCTGCGCAACGCCGTCGCGCCGACGCTTCGGGCGCTGCAATGGCTTGCCGGCGCGGTGCTCCTCATCGCCTGCGCCAATCTGGCGAGCCTGCTGCTCGCCAGAGGCACGGCACGGCGGACCGAGACGGCGGTCCGCGTCGCTCTCGGCGCGTCGCGGTTCAGACTGATCGGCCAGTTCCTGCTCGAGAGCATCCTGCTCGCGTGCGCCGGCGGCGCGGCCGGCCTCGCCGTGTCGTACGTCGGCGCGCGCGTCATCATCAATCTCGCGTTCCGCGGCGCGACCGACGTGCCCGTCGATCCGACGCCGTCGACGCTCGTCGTCCTCTTCGCCTTCGGCGCCTCGCTGGTGACCGGCGCGCTGTTCGGCGCGGCGCCGGCGATCGTCGGGTCGCGGACCAGCCCGATCGACGCGCTGCGCGGCGCATCGCGCATTGCGAGCGACCGCGGCGGCCGCCTGCGCGGCTCGCTGATCGCGCTGCAGGTCGCGCTCTCGCTCGTGCTCATCACCTGCGCGGGGCTGCTGGGGCGCAGCCTGCAGCAGCTCGAGCTGCAGGATTTCGGCGTCGCCATCCCCAGCCGCTACGTCGTCACCCTGGCGCCGTCGCTGAGCATGGTGACGCCCGAGGAGCTGCCGTCGATGTACGCGCGCATGCAGGAGCAGCTCGCGCGGATCCCCGGCGTCGTCAACGCCGCGTTCTCGCTGTACGCGCCGATGTCCGGAGACAACTGGTCGACGCGGATCGTGGTCGAGGGGCGCAGCACGCCCGAAGCCGCGTCGTGGAATCGCGTCAGCCCGCGCTACTTCGAGACGGTCGGCACGCCCCTGCTGCGAGGCCGGGCCTTGACCGAGCAGGACCGTCCCGGATCGCCGCTGGTCGCGGTGGTCACGCAAGCCTTTGCCGCCCGGTTCTTCGGCACAGCCGATCCGATCGGCCGCCGGATCGGGCAGATCACGCCGGAGATCGAGATCGTCGGCGTGGTCGCGGACGCGAAGTATCAGGACGGCCGCCGCGCGCCGCGCGAGATGTTCTTTCTGCCGTACCTCCAGGAAACCTCCACCAGCCGCACGCGAGCCGCGGCTGGCGGCCTGCGCATCGATCGCTCGCACTATCCGCAGGCGATCGTGCTGCAGACCGCCGGTCCGCGGTCGGGCCTCGAGGCCGACGTGCGCCGTGTGCTCGCGGACGTCGATCGCCGCATCACGGTCCGCTCGCTGGTCTCGATGGAGGAGCAGGTCGCGCGGGCGTTCAGTCTGGATCGGCTCACCGCGCGTCTGACCCTGGCGTTCGGTGCGGTCGCGCTGCTGCTGGCGTGCCTCGGCCTCTACGGCGTCACCGCGTACTCGGTGGCGCGGCGCACCCGTGAGATCGGCGTCCGCATGGCCGTGGGCGCGTCGCGGGGCCGCGTGGTCGGGACGATCCTCCGTTCGGCGATTGGTCAGGTCGCGGCCGGCGTCGCCATCGGCATGCCGCTGACGTTGATGGCCGGCCGCATTCTCGCATCGCGTCTGTTCGGCGTCACCGGCCACGACCCGCTGGTGATTGCCGCAGGTCTGGCGCTGCTCGGCGTGTCGGCGGCGATCGCCGCGCTGCTGCCGGCGGCGCGCGCCGCAACAATGGATCCGGTCCGGGCGCTGCGGATTGAATAA
- a CDS encoding phospholipase D-like domain-containing protein, whose product MSAEFQVVGGNSKAPFTLKVHRGDGMALLAMNWRHGRPPRNFVGFAIEFREPDSDKFWAVRNRIGFPGQRRKFSDPPVESTMAPIQKFRWVHFPGNAEKPGKFTYRITPMFMDEGGALSKGEAQTASIALMRETLPGQVNVSFTRGYVSSQAFVQRFAPDRVLSTLIPDGSHEGLDFTPTHKHAKEAHEWMGFEARSVIHELLDEAISRKAEVRAIAFDLNLPEILAPLVKLKSRLKIIIDDSASHKAAKGPESQAAAKLKASAGPANVKRQHLGSLQHHKSIAVRGSGINKVLFGSTNFSWRGFYVQSNNAVVVNSRKAVDDYFASFDAYFSARRTPDFQKSPSAKTWHTLGVPGLTAKVGYSPHIAKKGLLADVGRDIAKAKSSVLFSLAFLGQTTKGPIGPALGRQIKSPKVHTLGIADANVKAGNLGVEVITPDNKRRIVRSAALTGNVPAPFSTEPSGLSGSKGQHRGTRMHHKFVVIDFDTADARVYFGSYNFSVPADEKNGENLVMIKDRAVATSFMIEAVRLYDHYRFRTVQEDARDRKRKVITLQRPPAKPSQKPWWQKDWDDPIRARDRVLFA is encoded by the coding sequence ATGAGCGCAGAATTTCAGGTCGTCGGCGGCAACTCGAAGGCGCCTTTCACGCTGAAGGTGCACAGGGGCGACGGTATGGCGCTGCTCGCCATGAACTGGCGCCACGGGCGCCCGCCGCGGAACTTCGTGGGGTTTGCCATCGAATTCCGCGAACCGGACAGCGACAAGTTCTGGGCGGTCAGGAACCGGATCGGGTTCCCCGGGCAGCGCAGGAAGTTCTCCGACCCGCCGGTGGAAAGCACCATGGCGCCGATTCAGAAGTTCCGGTGGGTGCACTTCCCCGGGAACGCCGAGAAGCCGGGCAAGTTCACCTACCGGATCACCCCGATGTTCATGGACGAGGGTGGCGCGTTGAGCAAGGGGGAGGCGCAGACGGCTTCGATCGCGCTGATGCGCGAGACGCTGCCGGGGCAGGTGAACGTGTCGTTCACGCGCGGCTACGTCTCGTCGCAGGCCTTCGTGCAGCGGTTCGCCCCCGACCGCGTGCTCTCCACCCTGATACCGGACGGGTCGCACGAGGGACTGGATTTCACGCCCACGCACAAGCACGCGAAAGAAGCGCACGAGTGGATGGGATTCGAGGCCCGATCGGTGATCCACGAGCTGCTCGACGAGGCCATCAGCAGGAAGGCGGAGGTTCGCGCCATCGCGTTCGATCTGAACCTGCCGGAGATCCTGGCGCCGCTCGTCAAGCTCAAGTCGCGGCTGAAGATCATCATCGACGATTCCGCCTCGCACAAGGCGGCGAAGGGGCCGGAGAGTCAGGCGGCGGCGAAGCTGAAGGCGTCGGCCGGGCCGGCCAACGTCAAGCGCCAGCATCTCGGCAGCCTGCAGCATCACAAGTCCATCGCGGTGCGCGGCAGCGGCATCAACAAGGTGCTGTTCGGCTCGACCAACTTCAGTTGGCGCGGCTTCTACGTGCAGTCGAACAACGCGGTGGTCGTCAACAGCAGGAAGGCCGTGGACGACTACTTCGCGAGCTTCGACGCCTATTTCAGCGCCAGGCGGACCCCCGACTTTCAGAAGTCTCCGTCCGCGAAGACGTGGCACACGCTCGGCGTGCCCGGTCTCACCGCGAAGGTCGGCTATTCGCCGCACATCGCGAAGAAGGGTCTCCTGGCGGACGTCGGCAGGGACATCGCAAAGGCGAAGTCGTCCGTCCTGTTCTCGCTCGCGTTCCTCGGCCAGACGACGAAGGGGCCGATCGGTCCTGCTCTCGGCAGGCAGATCAAGAGCCCGAAGGTGCACACGCTCGGGATTGCCGATGCCAACGTGAAGGCCGGGAACCTGGGCGTCGAAGTGATCACGCCCGACAACAAGCGCCGCATCGTCCGCTCGGCGGCGCTGACCGGCAACGTGCCGGCGCCGTTCAGCACCGAGCCGTCCGGCCTCTCGGGGAGCAAGGGGCAGCATCGCGGCACCCGCATGCATCACAAGTTCGTGGTGATCGACTTCGACACGGCTGACGCGCGCGTCTACTTCGGTTCGTACAACTTCTCCGTGCCGGCCGACGAGAAGAACGGCGAGAACCTGGTGATGATCAAGGACCGCGCCGTCGCGACGAGCTTCATGATCGAGGCGGTGCGGCTCTACGATCACTATCGTTTCCGCACCGTACAGGAAGACGCCAGGGACAGGAAGCGC